A region from the Hydra vulgaris chromosome 10, alternate assembly HydraT2T_AEP genome encodes:
- the LOC136085998 gene encoding uncharacterized protein LOC136085998 isoform X2, producing MYAIVLFNETNTTDYVPLTWISGVEISSLSSSIKNKISVEVYWPNGKNFNLTGIAKAKNNLMDPDVHWPLFTARILGIADSLTEARSKAKRAEDTSNLDTSEENALKRVKRCKMISSSENEEEDYDQILPSKKKTWHKKRKNDAICVTQVDKPAPPFIHKKPQNLLNLYGSDIELSKCDSDGLPAARLDFEIEKSNNSASKYSQLKSILMDSAPVQNKSSPFQQITTCPTNNNKLLAGECKSTDDC from the exons ATGTATGCAATAGTTTTATTCAATGAAACTAATACAACAGATTATGTGCCACTAACTTGGATAAGTGGAGTTGAAATCAGTTCACTTTCATccagtattaaaaataaaatatctgttGAAGTCTATTGgccaaatggaaaaaattttaatttgacagGTATTGCAAaggctaaaaataatttaatggatcCAGATGTGCATTGGCCTTTATTTACTGCTAGAATTCTTGGAATTGCTG acAGTCTTACTGAAGCACGTTCAAAAGCAAAAAGAGCAGAGGACACCTCCAACCTTGATACGTCAGAAGAAAATGCATTAAAACGTGTTAAAAG ATGTAAAATGATTAGTTCCTCTGAGAATGAAGAAGAAGATTATGATCAGATTTTACCAAG caaaaagaaaacttggcacaaaaaaagaaaaaacgatgCAATATGTGTTACTCAAGTGGACAAACCTGCTCCGCCTTTCATTCACAAAAAGCCTCAGAATTTACTGAATCT TTATGGAAGTGATATTGAGTTGAGCAAATGTGATTCTGATGGTTTACCAGCAGCAAGACTAGACTTCGAAATAGAGAA atcTAACAATTCAGCATCAAAATATTCCCAATTGAAAAGCATATTGATGGACTCTGCCCCTGTTCAAAACAAATCATCACCTTTTCAACAAATCACCACCTGTccaacaaataataataaattattagcaG GTGAGTGTAAGTCTACAGATGATTGCTAA
- the LOC136085998 gene encoding uncharacterized protein LOC136085998 isoform X1: MLEQTGFVCVATGKHYLLKLEAFVCDAPARAFVKCIKPHNAYNSCERCFQTGEWYGKVIMPNLAAPLRSDISFKNKTDKNHHDGTHISPLEELNIGLVSGFPIDSMHSVFLGTVRRYINQLVYGRSEHKLSRSTIDAISEKLAILGAYIPREFSRRPRSLLEFKQWKATEFRQFLLYTGPVVLKGVLSDSVYSNFLCLSVAIRILMTPLLCNNHYFVYVENLLKYFVYNFCLLFGKDQCVYNIHSLIHLPDDARQFGVLHNVSCFPFESYLGRLKKLVRRPKSPCSQIVRRILEGHLQQSKLCTSIPSKFRQKHLLGPLPLPFRHYIQYKQYFGPQFLVSLATADNCFGVNDKVILVKNILTDVICSEANAFVVCQEFQRKQAFFTDPLDSTSLSIYYVENVSFNTTFFIKELNIKYFKLPFKNGFIVIPQIHFF, encoded by the coding sequence atgttagaacAAACAGGTTTTGTTTGTGTTGCAACTGGGAAGCACTATTTATTAAAGTTGGAGGCTTTTGTTTGTGATGCACCTGCAAGAGCATTTGTAAAGTGCATTAAACCACATAATGCATATAATTCTTGTGAACGCTGCTTTCAAACAGGTGAATGGTATGGCAAAGTTATTATGCCCAATCTAGCTGCACCTCTGAGATCAGAcatcagttttaaaaacaaaacagataaaAATCATCATGATGGTACACATATATCACCTCTTGAGGAATTAAATATTGGTTTAGTTAGTGGCTTTCCAATTGATAGCATGCACTCAGTATTTTTAGGAACAGTTCGTAGGTATATTAATCAATTAGTCTATGGAAGATCTGAACATAAGTTATCAAGATCAACAATTGATGCTATATCTGAAAAACTTGCTATTCTAGGAGCTTACATTCCTAGAGAGTTTTCACGAAGACCTCGATCTCTTTTAGAGTTCAAGCAATGGAAAGCTACAGAATTTAGACAGTTTTTGTTATATACTGGCCCTGTTGTTTTAAAAGGTGTTCTTTCTGATTCTgtatattccaattttttgtgtCTCTCTGTAGCTATTCGCATTCTTATGACTCCATTATTGTGTAACAACCACTACTTTGTTTATgtagaaaacttattaaagtattttgtatataatttttgcttattGTTTGGAAAAGATCAGTGTGTTTACAATATTCATTCGTTGATACACTTACCAGATGATGCTAGGCAATTTGGCGTGTTACATAATGTTTCTTGTTTTCCTTTTGAAAGCTATTTGGGAAGACTAAAAAAGTTAGTCCGTCGACCTAAATCACCTTGCTCGCAAATTGTGCGACGGATTTTGGAAGGTCATTTGCAACAATCAAAATTGTGCACCAGTATACCGTCTAAATTTCGACAAAAACACTTGCTAGGTCCACTACCATTGCCATTTCGTCACTACATTCAATACAAGCAATATTTTGGACCACAGTTTCTAGTTTCTCTTGCAACTGCTGACAATTGCTTTGGTGTTaatgataaagttattttagtcaaaaacatattaactgaTGTAATCTGCTCAGAGGCTAATGCTTTTGTTGTCTGCCAAGAGTTTCAGCGTAAGCAAGCATTTTTTACGGATCCTCTTGATTCAACAAGCTTGTCCATATATTATGTGGAAAATGTGTCAtttaatacaacattttttataaaagaactaaatattaagtattttaaactaCCATTTAAAAACGGCTTTATAGTTATTccacaaatacattttttctag